The Sphingomonas sp. genome has a window encoding:
- a CDS encoding replication initiator protein A, producing the protein MTQADRQSIPEQFDLFLPYLADMPLRDQREMMERPFFSLAKTKRMKPIDYKSPDGKLWVHVSANPDYGMATIWDADILIYCASVLADMARRGRNDIPRKLHLMPYDLLRAIGRPTTGRAYELLGQSLDRLVATTIKTNIRAENRREATFSWLDGWTQLVDERTERSRGMTIELSSWFYEGVLMNGGVLSIDRAYFDLTGGRERWLYKVARKHAGGAGEAGFAISMPTLFEKSGAEGQYRRFKFEIGKIVERDELPGYTLSLETPAGKREPSLRMRRRGEGEIRPTPSPAPVEPVGPSAKQPDEAEPQPLGAEARALLRRTVTGLATRGTSGMLTDATLEQARRECPGWDYQDLHRQFRDWVEADPARTPANYQNAFLGFVRQWHVRNKHQLR; encoded by the coding sequence ATGACCCAGGCCGATCGCCAGTCGATCCCCGAACAGTTCGACCTGTTCCTCCCCTATCTCGCCGACATGCCGCTGCGCGATCAGCGCGAGATGATGGAGCGCCCCTTCTTCAGCCTGGCCAAGACCAAGCGGATGAAGCCGATCGATTACAAGAGCCCGGACGGCAAGCTGTGGGTCCATGTCTCCGCCAATCCCGACTACGGCATGGCGACGATCTGGGATGCCGACATCCTGATCTACTGCGCCAGCGTTCTCGCGGACATGGCCCGGCGCGGGCGCAACGACATTCCGCGCAAGCTCCACCTGATGCCCTACGACCTGCTCCGCGCGATCGGTCGGCCGACCACGGGGCGCGCCTATGAGCTCCTCGGACAGTCACTCGACCGCTTGGTGGCCACCACGATCAAGACCAATATCCGCGCCGAGAACCGCCGCGAGGCGACGTTCAGCTGGCTCGACGGCTGGACCCAGCTCGTCGACGAGCGCACCGAACGCTCGCGCGGGATGACGATCGAGCTGTCGAGCTGGTTTTACGAAGGCGTGCTGATGAACGGCGGCGTGCTGTCGATCGACCGTGCCTATTTCGACCTCACCGGCGGGCGTGAGCGCTGGCTCTACAAGGTTGCGCGCAAGCATGCCGGCGGGGCAGGGGAGGCGGGCTTCGCGATCTCGATGCCGACCTTGTTCGAGAAATCGGGCGCCGAAGGCCAGTATCGCCGTTTCAAGTTCGAGATCGGCAAAATCGTCGAGCGCGACGAATTGCCGGGCTACACGCTGTCGCTGGAAACGCCGGCGGGCAAACGCGAGCCGAGCCTGCGGATGCGGCGTCGCGGGGAGGGGGAGATTCGACCCACCCCTTCGCCCGCACCGGTGGAGCCGGTCGGGCCGTCCGCCAAGCAGCCCGACGAAGCCGAGCCGCAACCGCTCGGCGCCGAAGCGCGCGCGCTGCTTCGCCGAACGGTCACCGGCCTGGCGACGCGCGGGACCAGCGGCATGCTGACCGATGCAACGCTGGAACAGGCCCGACGCGAATGCCCCGGCTGGGACTATCAGGATCTGCACCGCCAGTTTCGCGACTGGGTAGAGGCGGATCCGGCACGGACGCCAGCCAACTATCAAAACGCCTTTCTCGGATTTGTGCGCCAGTGGCACGTCCGCAACAAGCACCAGTTGCGCTGA
- a CDS encoding DUF6894 family protein, with translation MPAYRFRLCTPDHYPHTAERRELPDLRQALIAGHSLARSLLRHRHGRMPVRGSLDIEDDGDQPVARILLADLARQLS, from the coding sequence ATGCCCGCTTATCGCTTCCGCCTCTGCACCCCGGACCACTACCCCCACACTGCCGAGCGGCGCGAACTGCCCGATCTCCGGCAGGCACTGATCGCCGGCCACAGCCTTGCACGTAGCCTGCTGCGGCATCGCCATGGGCGCATGCCCGTCCGCGGCAGCCTGGACATCGAGGATGATGGTGACCAGCCTGTCGCCCGCATCCTGCTCGCCGATCTCGCCCGCCAGCTTTCGTAA
- a CDS encoding M20/M25/M40 family metallo-hydrolase, with the protein MTDLSCFSRLAVTLVLGAAAIAPAAAQRLTTTESAMARTVDADYDRSVKLLEALVNQNSGTLNLAGVTKIGQRMRAELEPLGFTVTWKPMDAVQRAGHLIAVHGGKPGTKRLLLIGHLDTVFEPDSPFQKFVRKGNLAEGPGAGDDKGGMVVMLAALRAMQAAGTLKAANIEIVLTGDEEKSGSPHSIARADLIAAGKRADVALDFEGLVIDGGRDMGSIARRSAIDWRITATGKTGHSSLIFGSEFGDGAINELARILAAFRKELPEPNLTFNTGVIAGGARATIDESGNAAAAGKTNIIPATAIATGDFRTLSPEQTARVKAKMEEIVAAHAPGTDATISFGEGYPAMAPTEGNRALLAALNGVNRDLGLPEMPALDPLKRGAGDISFVAADVDSLAGLGTYSTGDHAPGETVDLASIRRQPKRAAILMSRLSAERSAR; encoded by the coding sequence GTGACCGATCTGTCTTGCTTCTCTCGCCTTGCCGTAACGCTGGTGCTGGGGGCGGCCGCTATTGCCCCCGCCGCCGCCCAGCGGCTTACGACGACCGAATCGGCAATGGCCCGGACTGTAGACGCCGACTATGACCGGTCGGTCAAGCTGCTCGAGGCGCTGGTCAATCAGAACAGCGGAACGCTGAACCTCGCCGGCGTCACCAAGATAGGCCAGCGAATGCGTGCGGAGTTGGAGCCGCTGGGCTTCACGGTAACATGGAAGCCGATGGATGCGGTGCAGCGTGCGGGTCATCTGATCGCGGTCCATGGCGGCAAGCCCGGCACCAAACGGCTGTTGCTGATCGGCCATCTCGACACCGTGTTCGAACCCGACTCCCCCTTTCAGAAATTCGTGCGCAAGGGCAATCTGGCGGAAGGTCCCGGGGCAGGGGACGACAAGGGCGGCATGGTGGTGATGCTCGCCGCGCTCCGGGCGATGCAGGCCGCCGGCACGCTCAAGGCGGCCAATATCGAGATTGTGCTGACCGGCGACGAGGAAAAGTCGGGCAGCCCGCACAGCATCGCCCGCGCCGACCTGATCGCCGCCGGCAAGCGCGCCGATGTCGCGCTCGATTTCGAGGGGCTGGTGATCGACGGCGGCCGCGACATGGGGTCGATCGCGCGGCGCTCCGCAATCGACTGGCGGATCACCGCCACCGGCAAGACCGGCCACAGTTCGCTGATCTTCGGTTCCGAATTCGGCGACGGCGCGATCAACGAGTTGGCGCGTATTCTCGCCGCATTCCGCAAGGAACTGCCCGAGCCCAACCTCACCTTCAACACCGGAGTCATCGCCGGCGGTGCCCGCGCGACCATCGACGAGAGCGGCAATGCAGCGGCCGCGGGAAAAACCAACATCATTCCCGCCACCGCGATCGCCACCGGCGACTTCCGCACGCTCAGCCCCGAGCAGACCGCGCGGGTGAAGGCCAAGATGGAAGAGATCGTCGCCGCGCACGCGCCGGGCACCGACGCGACGATCAGCTTCGGCGAGGGCTATCCGGCGATGGCGCCGACCGAGGGTAACCGCGCGCTGCTGGCGGCGCTGAACGGGGTCAATCGTGACCTTGGGCTGCCGGAGATGCCGGCTCTCGATCCGCTCAAGCGCGGGGCGGGGGACATCTCGTTCGTCGCCGCCGACGTCGACAGCCTGGCGGGGCTCGGGACTTACAGCACCGGCGACCATGCGCCGGGCGAGACGGTCGACCTTGCCAGCATCCGCCGTCAGCCCAAGCGGGCGGCGATCCTGATGTCGCGGCTGAGCGCGGAGCGGTCGGCGCGGTGA
- a CDS encoding helicase-related protein, producing the protein MASSRDPVARAIAPTKAAPALATGETAALLAEALASNDLFFAATDEPRAIAIAHALAALAPAATVVFCPGSDALPGDAAPASPANVGERVAALRRLRLAQAEEKRPRIACITTGEALARLYPPPHAFEAAPPRVTTDAPIDLAALFETLVEAGYVEDERVDEPGEVALRGQVLDVYPADAEEPRRIEVADGTVVSLRSYDPGTQRTTGDCEAQELGRVSEPPLGKDGVPLTAHLPGALLAIEPAAEDRRARFLALAADSHRRRPSRALRDVLDDKQWQAAAKDHPSLALAAAGDAPPRFIEGRAPLRAFARAAREAMAAEARVVLLGSARDLRFLRSRVAAVLKTELHDVPDWAALRDLPAATVALLEAPVDRGFRREGILAIAAADLLGSRAERDTAQTGPTDPTLFGQTEIRLGDLVVHEDHGIAEVTGLAPMPGETEAGGDAIALTYADGGVRLVPVAEAERLWRYGGDADAVALDKLDGSSWQKRRGAINLAIAETARGMIALAEERMQLTAPVLSPDTAAYERFVAGFAYTETRDQARAIEAVRSDLAAGRPMDRLVIGDVGFGKTEVALRAAALAALAGYQVAVAAPTTVLARQHLETFTERFEGTGIEVAGLSRLSSAADKKRVKAGLADGSIQVVIGTGAVAGKGVAYDKLALVIIDEEQRFGAADKAKLRALGAGHVLTLSATPIPRTLQAALVGIQHLSVIATPPARRQPIRTAVGVFDEAMVRAALLRERSRGGQSFVVVPRIEDMAPLADKIARLVPELELLQAHGKMPAAEIDDAMVRFGRGDGDVLLATNIIEAGLDVPRANTMVLYRADRFGLSQLHQLRGRVGRGSRRGQVLLLTEPDKPIGARTLKRLRTLEAFDRLGAGFAISAQDLDMRGAGDLLGEAQAGHMKLIGVDLYQHLLEAALRTARGETVERWTPELHLGLQGCLPEVWLPDEELRVGFYVRLARAEDGAAIDALEAELEDRFGALPDAAATLLAIARVRAQASALRIARIDAGPAAIAFTPRADFGGDANAAGLTAKGDRLLLAERIDDPAARLARIETALEAMTGD; encoded by the coding sequence ATGGCTTCTTCCCGCGATCCCGTTGCCCGCGCGATCGCGCCCACCAAGGCCGCGCCTGCCCTCGCGACCGGTGAGACGGCCGCCCTGCTGGCGGAGGCGCTGGCCTCGAACGACCTGTTCTTCGCCGCCACCGACGAACCCCGCGCGATCGCCATCGCGCATGCGCTGGCGGCCTTGGCGCCCGCGGCGACCGTGGTCTTCTGCCCCGGCAGCGACGCGCTGCCCGGCGATGCCGCCCCCGCCTCCCCTGCCAATGTCGGCGAACGCGTCGCCGCGTTGCGCCGCTTACGGCTGGCACAGGCCGAGGAGAAACGACCGAGGATCGCCTGCATCACTACTGGCGAGGCGCTCGCCCGTCTCTATCCGCCGCCGCACGCCTTCGAAGCCGCCCCGCCGCGGGTGACGACGGATGCGCCAATCGACCTGGCCGCGCTGTTCGAAACCTTGGTCGAAGCCGGCTATGTCGAGGACGAACGTGTCGACGAACCCGGCGAAGTCGCGCTGCGTGGGCAAGTGCTCGACGTCTACCCCGCCGATGCCGAGGAACCACGCCGGATCGAAGTCGCCGATGGCACTGTCGTATCGCTGCGCAGCTATGATCCCGGCACCCAGCGCACCACCGGCGATTGCGAGGCGCAGGAGCTGGGCCGCGTCTCCGAACCCCCGCTCGGTAAGGACGGCGTGCCGCTTACCGCGCATCTGCCCGGCGCGCTGTTGGCGATCGAGCCCGCGGCGGAGGACCGGCGCGCGCGCTTTCTCGCGCTCGCCGCGGATTCGCACCGCCGTCGCCCGAGCCGCGCCTTGCGCGACGTGTTGGACGACAAGCAATGGCAGGCCGCGGCCAAGGACCATCCGTCGCTGGCACTTGCCGCCGCCGGTGATGCCCCGCCCCGCTTCATCGAAGGTCGCGCGCCCCTCCGCGCCTTCGCCCGGGCCGCGCGCGAGGCGATGGCGGCAGAGGCGCGCGTCGTGTTGTTGGGCAGCGCCCGTGACCTGCGCTTCCTGCGCAGCCGGGTCGCTGCGGTACTGAAGACCGAACTGCACGACGTGCCCGATTGGGCCGCACTGCGGGACCTGCCGGCAGCGACCGTCGCGCTGCTGGAGGCACCCGTCGATCGCGGCTTCCGGCGGGAAGGGATCCTCGCCATCGCCGCTGCCGATCTTCTCGGCAGTCGTGCCGAACGCGACACTGCGCAAACCGGCCCCACCGATCCCACGCTGTTTGGCCAGACCGAGATCCGTCTCGGCGACCTCGTCGTCCACGAAGACCATGGCATCGCGGAGGTTACCGGACTCGCGCCGATGCCGGGCGAAACCGAGGCGGGGGGCGATGCGATCGCGCTCACCTATGCCGATGGCGGCGTGCGGCTGGTACCGGTGGCCGAGGCCGAACGGCTGTGGCGCTATGGCGGCGATGCCGATGCGGTGGCACTCGACAAGCTCGACGGCTCCAGCTGGCAGAAGCGACGCGGCGCAATCAATCTCGCCATTGCCGAGACCGCGCGGGGCATGATCGCACTTGCCGAAGAGCGCATGCAGCTAACCGCTCCGGTTCTTTCTCCCGACACGGCCGCATATGAGCGGTTTGTCGCGGGCTTCGCGTACACCGAAACGCGCGATCAGGCCCGCGCGATCGAAGCGGTGCGCAGCGACCTCGCGGCCGGTAGACCGATGGATCGCCTCGTGATCGGCGATGTCGGCTTCGGCAAGACCGAGGTCGCGTTGCGTGCGGCCGCCCTCGCGGCACTGGCGGGCTACCAGGTAGCAGTCGCCGCCCCTACGACCGTCCTCGCCCGCCAGCATCTCGAGACCTTTACCGAGCGGTTCGAGGGCACCGGCATCGAAGTCGCCGGCCTCTCCCGGCTGTCGAGCGCGGCGGACAAAAAGCGGGTCAAGGCGGGGCTCGCCGACGGGTCGATCCAGGTGGTGATCGGCACCGGCGCGGTCGCCGGCAAGGGCGTGGCCTATGACAAGCTCGCGCTCGTCATCATCGACGAGGAGCAACGTTTCGGCGCCGCGGACAAGGCCAAGCTGCGCGCACTCGGCGCTGGGCATGTGCTGACGCTCAGCGCGACGCCGATCCCGCGTACGCTCCAGGCGGCGCTGGTAGGCATTCAGCACCTCTCGGTCATCGCCACGCCCCCTGCCCGCCGCCAGCCGATCCGCACCGCAGTGGGCGTGTTCGACGAGGCGATGGTGCGCGCCGCGCTGCTCCGCGAGCGCAGCCGGGGGGGACAGAGCTTCGTCGTCGTGCCGCGGATCGAGGACATGGCACCGCTCGCCGACAAGATCGCGCGGCTCGTGCCCGAACTCGAACTGCTCCAGGCACATGGCAAGATGCCCGCCGCCGAGATCGACGATGCGATGGTCCGCTTCGGCCGCGGTGACGGCGACGTGCTGCTCGCCACCAACATCATCGAAGCGGGGCTCGACGTGCCGCGTGCCAACACCATGGTACTCTACCGCGCCGATCGTTTCGGGCTGAGCCAGCTCCACCAGCTGCGCGGCCGGGTGGGGCGCGGCAGCCGGCGCGGACAGGTGCTGCTGCTCACCGAACCCGACAAGCCGATCGGCGCGCGCACCCTCAAGCGGCTGCGCACGCTGGAAGCATTTGATCGGCTCGGCGCCGGCTTCGCGATCAGTGCGCAGGATCTTGATATGCGCGGCGCCGGCGACCTGCTCGGCGAGGCGCAGGCCGGGCACATGAAGCTGATCGGCGTCGATTTGTACCAGCATCTGCTCGAAGCCGCGCTGCGCACCGCTCGCGGCGAAACGGTCGAGCGGTGGACGCCCGAACTGCACCTGGGGCTTCAGGGCTGTCTGCCCGAGGTCTGGCTCCCGGACGAGGAACTGCGCGTGGGCTTCTACGTCCGCCTGGCGCGCGCCGAGGATGGTGCTGCCATCGACGCGTTGGAGGCGGAGCTGGAAGATCGCTTCGGCGCCCTCCCCGATGCTGCCGCGACCTTGCTCGCGATCGCCCGCGTACGCGCCCAGGCATCGGCGCTGCGGATCGCGCGGATCGACGCCGGCCCCGCCGCGATCGCCTTCACCCCGCGCGCGGACTTTGGCGGCGATGCGAATGCGGCGGGCCTCACCGCCAAAGGCGATAGGCTGTTGCTAGCCGAGCGGATCGACGATCCCGCCGCACGGCTGGCCCGGATCGAAACGGCACTGGAGGCGATGACGGGCGATTGA
- a CDS encoding TonB-dependent receptor domain-containing protein — translation MRTGVAVGALAMVLASGAAYAQDTTSGAPGAESDRAEITVTGTRIRRPDLESNSPLTSVDAQEVRYQGAVNAETMLARLPQFTADGNENVSNGSDGSAQINLRNLGSNRVLTLINGQRILSSQATDINFVPTALIERVDVVTGGASAVYGSDAMSGVVNFILRDHLDGLRLDAQTSVAQHTNDNAYVRGLVSAKGYQLAPRNVFDGAKQDINGAFGKNFADGRGNVTVYGGYRHTDPVLQASRDYSSCALNANGASALVCGGSSNTTYGTFAPLEGPSKDLGYLTNARDGSKSWVPYDASYAYNYSPTNYIQRSDERYTAGGSASFEIAPVAKLYGSFMWMKDHTFSQVAPSALFLGTTFTLPCNNPLMSAGQQAALCGPAAGTSATIDTLIGYRLNGAYSRRDDLRHQDYRYNGGVKGDLGHGFSYDVGYLYALSRYNETYLNNVDNVKAQRALDVVSVGGTPTCRSKLDGTDPACVPIDIFRADGITNDQARYLFSPSSTAARNTLEVFSGSVNGDLGTFGIQSPWATRGAGLAVGLERRRETLNFTADAVAKQGGSADADGSITVNEAYGELELPLIADKPFFHDLTVNGGLRYSDYTNRQGSTATESHYKAWTYKAELTWSPVDGARFRASYNRAIRAPNISELFGARGIGNVSLTDPCAGATPDASLAACKLTGVSDAQYGHIIQCPAETCSQSYGGNPAVKPEVGDTYTFGVVLTPKQLRGFSLSVDYYHIKVKGYISSVAPSLVVSQCTSTGDPYYCGLFHRDPRSGALFGTDGYVVGSTLNTGYLLTSGIDVAAAYATRIGNLGKLDANIVGTWLQQQVQEPLPGLGSYDCKGYYGYSCGQPNPTWRHVARLTWTVPGEKATLSLAWRHFAKTALSTSSTNAFLSEAGPISIINATIPATEYFDLAATVVPAKQLQFRMGINNLTDKAPPAIASGVLASFGNGNTYPGVYDPMGRTLFVGATLTF, via the coding sequence ATGCGGACGGGTGTTGCGGTGGGGGCGCTTGCCATGGTGCTGGCGTCCGGCGCGGCCTATGCACAGGATACGACGAGCGGCGCCCCGGGCGCCGAAAGCGACCGTGCCGAGATTACCGTGACCGGCACGCGCATCCGCCGCCCCGATCTGGAGAGCAACAGCCCGCTGACCAGCGTCGATGCGCAGGAAGTGCGCTACCAGGGCGCGGTCAACGCCGAGACGATGCTGGCGCGGCTGCCGCAGTTCACGGCGGACGGCAACGAGAACGTCTCCAACGGCTCGGACGGCTCGGCGCAGATCAACCTGCGCAACCTCGGCTCGAACCGCGTGCTGACGCTGATCAACGGCCAGCGCATCCTCTCCTCGCAGGCGACCGACATCAACTTCGTGCCCACCGCGCTGATCGAGCGCGTCGACGTCGTCACCGGCGGCGCCTCGGCGGTCTATGGCTCGGACGCGATGTCGGGCGTGGTCAACTTCATCCTGCGCGACCATCTCGACGGGCTGCGGCTCGACGCGCAGACCAGCGTCGCCCAGCACACCAACGACAATGCCTATGTCCGCGGCCTCGTGTCAGCCAAGGGCTATCAGCTCGCGCCGCGCAACGTGTTCGACGGCGCCAAGCAGGACATCAACGGCGCGTTCGGCAAGAATTTCGCCGACGGTCGTGGCAACGTCACCGTCTATGGCGGCTATCGCCACACCGATCCGGTGCTGCAGGCGTCACGCGATTATTCCTCCTGCGCGCTCAACGCCAATGGCGCCAGCGCGCTGGTCTGCGGGGGATCGAGCAATACCACCTACGGCACCTTCGCGCCGCTCGAGGGGCCGAGCAAGGATCTGGGCTATCTCACCAATGCGCGCGACGGCTCGAAGAGCTGGGTGCCGTACGACGCCAGCTACGCGTACAACTATTCGCCGACCAACTACATCCAGCGCTCGGACGAGCGCTACACCGCCGGCGGCAGCGCTTCGTTCGAGATCGCGCCGGTGGCGAAACTCTATGGCAGCTTCATGTGGATGAAGGACCACACCTTCTCGCAGGTCGCACCCTCGGCGCTGTTCCTCGGTACCACCTTCACCCTGCCTTGCAACAACCCGCTGATGAGCGCCGGCCAGCAGGCGGCACTGTGCGGACCGGCGGCTGGCACGTCGGCCACGATCGATACGCTGATCGGCTACCGTCTCAACGGCGCCTATTCGCGCCGCGACGATCTGCGCCATCAGGACTATCGCTATAATGGCGGCGTGAAGGGCGATCTCGGCCACGGCTTCAGCTATGACGTCGGCTATCTCTATGCGCTGTCGCGCTACAACGAGACCTATCTCAACAACGTCGACAATGTGAAGGCGCAGCGCGCGCTGGACGTGGTGTCGGTGGGCGGCACGCCGACGTGCCGGTCGAAGCTCGACGGCACCGATCCGGCCTGCGTGCCGATCGACATCTTCCGCGCCGACGGCATCACCAATGATCAGGCGCGCTATCTGTTCAGCCCGTCGAGTACCGCGGCGCGCAACACGCTCGAAGTGTTCTCGGGCTCGGTCAACGGCGACCTCGGCACCTTTGGCATCCAGAGCCCCTGGGCGACGCGCGGTGCGGGTCTCGCAGTCGGCCTGGAGCGCCGCCGCGAGACGCTCAACTTCACCGCGGACGCGGTCGCCAAGCAGGGCGGCAGCGCCGATGCGGACGGCTCGATCACGGTGAACGAAGCCTATGGCGAGCTCGAGCTGCCGCTGATCGCCGACAAGCCCTTCTTCCACGACCTGACCGTGAACGGCGGACTGCGCTATTCGGACTATACCAACCGCCAGGGATCGACCGCGACCGAATCGCACTACAAGGCCTGGACCTACAAGGCGGAGCTGACCTGGTCGCCGGTCGACGGCGCCCGCTTCCGCGCCAGCTACAATCGCGCGATCCGCGCGCCCAACATCAGCGAACTGTTCGGCGCGCGCGGCATCGGCAACGTCTCGCTCACCGATCCCTGCGCCGGCGCCACGCCCGACGCGTCCCTCGCGGCCTGCAAGCTGACCGGCGTCAGCGATGCGCAATATGGCCACATCATCCAGTGCCCGGCCGAGACCTGCAGCCAATCCTATGGCGGCAATCCGGCGGTGAAGCCCGAGGTGGGTGATACCTACACCTTCGGCGTGGTGCTAACGCCCAAGCAGTTGCGCGGCTTCTCGCTCTCGGTCGATTACTACCACATCAAGGTGAAGGGCTATATCAGCTCGGTCGCGCCCTCGCTGGTGGTCAGCCAGTGCACCTCGACCGGCGACCCCTATTATTGCGGGCTGTTCCACCGCGATCCGCGCTCGGGCGCGCTGTTCGGCACCGATGGCTATGTCGTCGGCAGCACGCTCAACACCGGCTATCTGCTCACCTCGGGCATCGACGTGGCGGCGGCCTATGCGACCCGGATCGGCAATCTCGGCAAGCTCGACGCCAACATCGTCGGCACCTGGCTGCAACAGCAGGTGCAGGAGCCGCTGCCCGGCCTCGGCAGCTATGACTGCAAGGGCTATTACGGCTATAGCTGCGGCCAGCCCAACCCGACCTGGCGGCATGTCGCGCGCCTGACCTGGACCGTGCCCGGCGAAAAGGCGACGCTGTCGCTCGCCTGGCGCCACTTCGCCAAGACGGCGCTGTCGACCTCCTCGACCAACGCCTTCCTCAGCGAGGCCGGCCCGATCAGCATCATCAACGCGACCATTCCGGCGACCGAATATTTCGACCTCGCCGCGACTGTGGTGCCCGCCAAGCAGCTGCAGTTCCGGATGGGTATCAACAATCTGACCGACAAGGCGCCCCCGGCCATCGCCTCGGGCGTGCTGGCGAGCTTCGGCAACGGCAACACCTATCCGGGCGTGTACGACCCCATGGGCCGCACGCTGTTCGTCGGTGCGACGCTGACCTTCTGA
- a CDS encoding dihydrodipicolinate synthase family protein, whose product MTAAKTLWTGVYPAATTQFAEDLSIDLDATQRTQTALVDDGVDGLILLGTCGENNSLEADEKRVVLQAGVEAVGGRVPLVAGVSEFTTARAIQYARDAEKIGVDALMLLPAMVYVPTAEELEAHFRAVAEATSLPIMLYNNPPAYRVSIDTATLDRLTDVKNIVAVKESAPDPRRFTDLFNRYGDRYTLMAGLDDVALEGMFLGASGWVSGLTSAFPEESVRLIAAFNEGRYDEARAIYRWFMPLLHLDAEHDLVQSIKLAEQIMGRGSERVRMPRLPLSGARRAQVIAWVEEAAATRPSQRAAKAA is encoded by the coding sequence ATGACTGCAGCCAAGACGCTCTGGACTGGCGTCTATCCCGCGGCGACGACCCAGTTCGCCGAGGATCTCTCGATCGATCTCGACGCCACCCAGCGCACCCAGACCGCGCTGGTCGATGACGGCGTCGACGGCCTGATCCTGCTCGGCACCTGCGGCGAGAACAACTCGCTCGAGGCGGACGAGAAGCGCGTCGTGCTCCAGGCCGGCGTCGAGGCGGTGGGCGGCCGCGTGCCGCTGGTCGCCGGCGTCTCCGAATTCACCACCGCGCGCGCGATCCAATACGCCCGCGATGCCGAGAAGATCGGCGTCGATGCGCTGATGCTGCTGCCGGCGATGGTCTATGTGCCGACCGCCGAGGAGCTCGAAGCCCATTTCCGCGCGGTGGCAGAGGCGACCTCGCTGCCGATCATGCTCTACAACAACCCGCCAGCCTATCGCGTGTCGATCGACACTGCGACGCTGGACCGGCTCACCGATGTGAAGAACATCGTGGCGGTCAAGGAAAGCGCGCCCGACCCGCGCCGCTTCACCGATCTCTTCAACCGCTATGGCGATCGCTACACGCTGATGGCGGGCTTGGACGACGTCGCGCTCGAAGGCATGTTCCTCGGCGCCTCGGGCTGGGTCTCGGGTCTGACCAGCGCGTTCCCGGAGGAATCGGTGCGCCTCATCGCGGCGTTCAACGAAGGCCGGTACGACGAAGCCCGCGCCATCTACCGCTGGTTCATGCCGCTGCTCCATCTCGATGCCGAGCATGACCTGGTCCAGTCGATCAAGCTTGCCGAGCAGATCATGGGGCGCGGCAGCGAGCGCGTCCGCATGCCGCGCCTGCCGCTCTCGGGTGCGCGCCGCGCCCAGGTGATCGCCTGGGTCGAGGAAGCCGCCGCCACCCGCCCGAGCCAGCGCGCCGCCAAGGCGGCCTGA